A window of Companilactobacillus allii genomic DNA:
ATTCTGCTGTATCCAACCAATAAAACAATTGTAATGGCAACAATGCTAGCAATTACTTTGACACTTAGTTTTTTGAAAATGAGTAAGGCAACAATTAATAGTGAAATATAAAGTGCAAATGAACTTGCAGAGTGACCACTAGGGAAACTGTAACCACCAGCGTATACATAGTGATGGTGCAGTGGGCGTGGTCTTCTTATATTCACTTTGATTGTATGATTTAGCCAAGAAACTATAATTTGGTTCAGTGCTACGAAAAATGCAGCACTGAAATTCCTTGATACAGATAATACAATTACAGAAATAATAGTTAGAACTATGATTGTGTTAGTGTTTCCAAAAGAGGTCATAAATCTAAAGAACCACAATGAAAATGAATTGTGGTGATAAACTTGGTTGATGACAAACTTGTCAAATAGACTAATAAAGTGAGATTTTGTTGCAACGGAGAAACTCCAAATAGTAAAGCAGATTATTAGCAATATATTAGAAAAAAGCACAAATTTTGATATTTTCATTATTTTTACTCTCAATTGTTTAAATTTTGTTTAAGAAATTATATAATAATGCATAGGTATTCATGTGGGGTAAAAGAATATGACAATTACACGTCGTCAGCGTATTCAAGAAGAAAATCGCTTAACTAGATTAAATAATAAAAGCGTTAAAAGTTCAAATATAAGCAAAAATGTTACATTTTTGGGTGGAAGCCTAGTTTTAGGCGGAGTGGTTACTTCACTTGCAAGTGTAGAAACTACTGTGCCAGTCTATGCTGAGGCTACATCTGCAATTAGTGCAATTAGTGCAATTAGTGCAACTAATACAGTCGATACAAGTACTGATATTGTTACACCACGTGGTGTTGGCGATACAAACTTTATAAACTATATTGGTAATTCAGCACGCAAATTGGCCAATAACAATGATATCTATGCCTCAGTAATGATTGCACAAGCAATGGTTGAAAGTGGCTGGGGTACTAGTGGACTTGCTAGTGCACCTAACTATAATTTATTTGGTATTAAGGGTTCGTACAATGGTGAGTCAGTTAATATGGGAACTCAAGAAGATGATGGTACTGGTAGTCTTTATTCGATCAGTTCTAATTTTAGGAAATACCCATCATACAAGGAATCTCTTGAAGACTATGTGTCTTTAATTAGAGGTGGAGTTTCAGGTAATCCTGAGATTTATGCTGGAGCTTGGAAGAGCAATACTACTTCTTATGAAGATGCTACAGCATATTTGACAGGCCGTTATGCTACTGACACTACTTATGCAGACAAATTGAATGCAATTATCAAGAAATATGATTTAACTAAGTTTGATACAGCCGATGGTTCACAGGATCAAACTTATGTATATGCACAAGGTGACACACTACAGTCGGTCGCCGATAAGTTCAATATGACTGTTGAAACATTGATGGATCTTAATAATTTGAAGACATCTAGCTACGTGTATCCAGGTAAGACGTTAACAGTTCTTAAGGTTATTGGTAATGATAATCAAGAACAACCAGTCACTGTGAATAATTTGTCTAACGTTGTTGGAACAACTAGTTCAGATTCAGACACTACTTCAGATGTTTCGGATGTATATGGTAAGAGTCAAGCACCAGTTATCGTTCAAGACGAAACAAACGGAGTTAAAAAATATGACTCTTCAAATAGTTCATCCAATGTTGCAGTTGCAGTTAAGAACACTTTAACATCAGATGATTCGAATAGTAACTCAAGTGATGATACTGTTACCGTTCAAGATGGTGACACGATTGATTCTATTGCTGCACAGGCAAATACAACGACTGATCAGATAAAGCAAGACAATGATTTAAATTCTGATTTATTAGTTGTCGGACAGAAGTTAATGGTATAGTATATAAAGCAACGGAAATAGTAAATTTAAAAAGAATTTCAGAAAGTACGTGGTTAATGTGAACGTATAACTTTTTAAATTGAACTCATCCATTTAATTTAACTGCTGAATTTAGTAGGTGGTTACGAATCGTCCGCGTTAAGGATTTTGAGAGTCACTTCTTTGTGGAGTGGAACTTAGGTGGTAACGCGATAATTCGTCCTATGATATCTTTAATTTAGATATCATGGGACTTTTTTATTATCGTGAATTTTTTTTGGAGGGTGTAAAATGTATAATCACAATACAGTTGAGAAAAAATGGCAAAAGTACTGGAAGGAAAATCAAACTTTCAAGACTACTAATGACAAAAACAAAAAGAACTATTACGCACTAGATATGTTCCCTTATCCATCTGGACAAGGTCTACATGTTGGACATCCAGAAGGGTATACAGCTACTGATATTCTTGCACGTATGAAGCGTGCTCAGGGATATAACGTGTTACATCCAATGGGTTTTGATGCATTTGGATTACCTGCTGAGCAATATGCAATGGATACAGGACATAATCCTGCAGATTTCACTGAGAAGAATATCCAAAACTTCAAGCGTCAAATTAATTCATTAGGATTTTCATATGATTGGGATCGTGAAGTTCAGACTACTGATCCTAAGTATTACAAGTGGACACAATGGATATTTGAACAGATGTACAAAAAAGGTTTGGCTTATGAAGCTGAAGTTCCAGTTAATTGGAGTCCAGATCTTGGTACAGTTGTCGCTAATGAAGAGGTTATCGACGGTAAAACAGAACGTGGTGGATTCCCTGTAGTTAGAAAGCCTATGCGTCAATGGATGCTGAAAATCACAGCCTATGCTGACAGATTGCTGGATGATCTTGATTTGATAGATTGGCCAGAAAGTATCAAAGAAATGCAACGTAACTGGATCGGTAGATCCATTGGGGCACATATTGACTTTGCAGTTGATGGCTTTGATGATAAGAAAATCACAGTCTTCACAACTCGTGCTGATACTGTGTTCGGAGTTTCATATATAGTGTTGGCACCAGAAAATGATCTAGTTGACACAATTACTACAGATGAAAATCGCGAAGCAGTCGAAGCATATAAAGCTGAGGCCTCACGTAAGTCAGATCTTGATAGAACTGACTTGAATCATGATAAAACCGGTGCTTTTACTGGTTCATATGCAATAAACCCTGTAAATGGTGAAAAAGTTCAAATTTGGATTTCTGATTATGTTCTTGCTACTTATGGTACAGGTGCAGTTATGGCTGTTCCTTCAGGTGATCAACGTGATTATGAATTTGCAAAGAAATTTAATTTGCCTATCGTACCAGTTATTGAGGGTGGAGACCTTTCTAAAGAGGCCTATACCGGTGATGGTGCTCATATCAACTCTGGATTCTTAGATGGATTACATAAAGATGATGCAATCAAGAAAATAACTGAATATCTAGAAGATAACGGTTGTGGTAAGAAGTTCGTCAATTACAAACTTCGTGATTGGTTGTTCTCACGTCAAAGATATTGGGGTGAACCAATTCCTATTATCCATTGGGAAGATGGTGAGACAACTCTAGTTCCTGAAGATGAATTACCTTTGAAGTTACCAGCAGAAGCAGATATCAAGCCATCTGGTACAGGTGAATCACCACTCGCTAACTTGACTGACTGGGTTAATGTTGTTGATAAGAACGGTCGTAAGGGCCGTCGTGAAACTAATACGATGCCACAATGGGCTGGTAGTTCTTGGTATTATCTAAGATATATTGATCCACATAATGATGAAAAACTTGCCGATTATGATTTATTGAAAGAATGGCTACCTGTTGATCTATATATTGGTGGTGCAGAACATGCGGTACTTCACTTGTTGTATGCAAGATTCTGGCACAAAGTATTATATGATATGGGTGTAGTTCCAACTAAAGAACCATTCCAAAAGCTATTTAACCAAGGAATGATTTTGGGTGATAATCATGAAAAGATGTCTAAGTCAAAGGGTAATGTTGTCAATCCAGATGATGTTGTCGAGTCATTTGGTGCAGATACTTTGAGAGTTTACGAAATGTTCATGGGTCCATTGGATGCATCTATTCCTTGGTCAGAAAATGGACTTTCAGGTGCTCACAAATTCCTTGATCGTGTGTGGAGATTATTCATAAATGATGATGATTACAGCACACTTCGTGAAGGATATGTAGTCGATACAAACGATGGTAAATTAGATAAGATATATAATGAAACAGTTAAAAAGGTAACTGAAGATTATGATGCATTGCGTTTCAATACAGCAATTTCACAAATGATGGTCTTCGTTAATGAAGCACATAAAACTGACTCTATGCCTAGAGAATATGCTGAAGGATTCGTTAAGTTACTTGCGCCAATTGCTCCACATATGATGGAAGAATTATGGAGTAAGTACGATCATAAAAATTCAATCAGTTATGAACCATGGCCAACTTATGATGAAAGTAAGATGATCTCAGATACTGTTGAATTGATTCTTCAAGTTAATGGTAAATTACGAGACAAGATGGAAGTTCCTGTCGGAATGGGCAAAGAAGAAATTGAAAAACTTGCTCGTGAAGATGAAAAAGTCCAGAAATTTACTGAAGGTAAAAATATTGTCAAAGTAATTGTTATTCCTAATAAGATTGTAAATATCGTTGTTAAATAACATTTTTTATTTCAATTAGAGATTATGATGTAAAAATCATGATCTCTTTTTTTAAGATTTCGTTGCATTTATTGAAAATTAAGAGTAATTTAAGGTTTCTGAGTTCACAATTTTGCTATAATTGAGAAGATAGTTTTTAAGGTGGTGCAGGACTTGAACAAAAACCGTGATGATGAAGAGGTTACACCAGTTCTAAATCCTGAAGCTTCAACACAAGATACAATGTTGAAGGGTTCAGCTTGGATGACTGCTGGTAGTATTTTTTCACGTATTTTAGGTGCGATATATATTATTCCATGGATGGCCTGGATGGGTTCATCCTATCCGCAAGCCAATGCTTTGTATGCAAAAGGGTATAATATCTATAGTTTATTTATTATTATTTCTACTGCTGGTATACCAGGAGCTATTTCAAAGCAGATTTCACATTATAACGCTTTGGACGAATACTCGACTGGTAATAAGTTATTCAAACATGGTTTAAAAATAATGACCATAATGGGTGTAGCTTTTGGAATATTAATGTATTTTGGTGCACCGTTAATGGCAGCCATTTTTGCTGATGGTGATCCAAGAAGTATTCCAGTTATTAAGTCATTGGCAATTGCTGTCTTGATAATTCCAATCCTGAGTATAATGAGAGGGTACATGCAGGGATATTCTGACATGGCACCTTCAGCTATTTCTCAATTTATTGAACAGATTGCTAGAGTTATCTATATGCTTGGCGCAACATATTTAATAATGGAAGTTAATAACGGTAGTTATATTAGCGCAGTTGTTCAGTCAACCTTTGCGGCTTTTATTGGTGCGGCATTTGCTATAGCTATTTTGGCATTCTCATTTATAAAAAAGCTTCCTCATTTACGATCTTTGTCTAGAAATGGGAAAGCCCCTAAAGAATTAAACAAGAATTTTACTAGAGAAATTTTTGAGCAGGCAGTTCCATTTATTATTTTGGACGCTGGTATCACTTTCTTTAATTTATTTGACCAATCAACATTTAATCAATTTATGAGAATGTTTGTAAAAGCCACTGGTGATCAATTGGATAATTACTATTCCTTATTTGGTTTCCAAGCTAACAAACTGATTATGATTATTGTTTCATTATCAACTGCCATGGCAGTTACAGCTATTCCCATTCTTTCTGGGCTGTACTCTAAGGGAGTTAAAAAAGATATTGAGAATCAGATTTCTAATACATTAGAGTTGTTTTTCTTTGTCATGATTCCCGCATCCTTGGGGATGTATGCTGTGTCACAACCATTGTGGACGACATTCTATCGTTATGATCAGTTGGGTATTTTAATGCTACAATTTAGTTCAGTTATCTCAATATTGTTAGGATTATTTACGGTTCTTTCGGCTGTTTTACAAGCTTTGTATCGTAATGGACTAGCAATTAGATACTTTGTTTATGGATTTATTGTAAAGGTAGTAGTACAAATTCCAATGATTGGATTATTCCATGAATTCGGCCCATTAGTTGCAACAAGTATAGGTATGGGTGTTGTTTGTTGGTTGATGACCAAAAAGCTGCATGATATTTATCCATTTGATACTAATCGATTGTCGCGTAGAATAAGTGGTATCATTCTGTTCTCATTGATTATGTTTGCCGTAGTCGTTCTTATCAACTGGATAGTATTCCATTTTGTAGGAAACTCTAATCGAGTATTGAGTATGGTTATCTTAGTTGTGGAAGCTGTTATTGGTGGTTCGATCTACGGATACCTTGTTTTGAAGACACAATTAGCGGATAAGATACTTGGTAGTAAAGTTGAACGCATTAGACGTTTAGTTAAAATTAAGTGAAAATAAAAGCTGACCGGTTTGGTCAGCTTTTTGTGTAGAAAATTTGTGATGGATCAGATTGCTTATAAATAAGAAGATGGAGGTTATATAATGAATTCTATTCGTTTACATTATTTTTGTGATGTTGCCAGATTACGAAGCTTTTCAAAAGCAGCTGAAGAAAATTACATTTCACAAACGGCAATTAGTCAACAAATTGCTAAGTTAGAAGATGAATTACAAATAACTTTATTAGATCGATCAAAGCTTCCTATTGAATTAACAAGAATTGGACAGGTAGTGTATCATCGTTCAAAAATAATATTGGAACAGTATAATGTTTTGAGAGGTGAAATTGTTCAAATGAAACAAACGGATAAGGTAGTGACGGTCGCATATCCCAATGGAGCAGTTGAACCAGTAGAGAAATTTGTGTTACCAAAAATAAAAGAAATTGTTGGTCTAGAATTGTTTTTAGTAAAAAGTGATTTGAATGATATTCAAGATAAATTATTAAATAAGACCGTAGACTTGGCGATTACATTTGATTCTGAAATTACCGAGACGGGCCAGTTATCTACTTTGGATTTAACAAGTGGAAATTATGATGTTGTAGTTGGTGAGAACCATCCCTGGTATTTTATTGATGAAATCAAGCCAGAACAATTAATAAATGAAAAGGTGATCTATGTTCAAAATCGGCCTAACACTAATTCATATTTAAAAATGAAAGATCATTCACAAGCCGACAATGTTCCATTGAATATAACAGCTACGGTTTCTGATATTGATACCGCATTACTATTAGTTCAATTGGATAAGGGAATTACTTTTATGCCTGATTATAAATCTTTAACTAATGAATATAAGAATTTACATCGTGTAAAATTATTAAATAGTCAACATAAATATAGAATTTGCTTAGCTTGGCGTAAAAATGATCAAAATGGAAACTTACAAAAAGTGATAGACAAATTCGATAGATAGAAGCATTCACTTATGAGGTACTAAATTTCGATGTTGGTATTTGATAAAATATTCACATATGATTGATTTATCAAATTAAAGGTGGTACTTACTATGGATAAATATGTTTTTACTGGAGTAGACGGTAATTTTGGTAGAATTGCTGCTGAAACTGCTTTGAAACTTTTAGATAAATCTCAATTGATATTTACTGCACCAACACAACAAGGCGTTGAAAAGTACGCTAAACAAGGCATTGAAACAAGAATAACTGACTTTAATGACTCTGTAGGATTAGCCAAGGCATTTACTGGTGCTACTAAAGTATTGTTAATATCTATGCCTTTTGTTGGAACTAAACGTCAACAAGCACATAAAAATGTCATTGATGCATGTTTAGCTTCTGGTGTAAAACAAATTGTCTATACATCACTTGTTAATGCTAGTGACCCAACCAATCCTAGTATAGAGAAAATTGATCATGCATGGACTGAGTCATACGTTGAAAATACTAAACTTGATTATATTTTCTTGCGTAATTCTCAATATGCTGAAGCAATGATCTCCAATTATTTTGCTATGTTGGAACAAGGTGTGCTATCCAATAATCAAGCTGAAGGAAAGATGGCTTACATTTCTCGCCAAGATTGTGCAATTGCCGCAGCATATGCAATGGCATCTAATTTGGAACATTCTATTTTAAATATTAATGGACCAGAGTTAATTACTATTTCTGACTTAATTGCTATTGGTAACGAAGTAACCGGTAATAAGTTAGCTTATCAAGAAGTTAGTGATGAAGAGGACTATGCTGTTTTTGATAAAATGGGAGTTCCAAGAAATACAGATGGACAATTCAAGAAGGGGAGTTCGGCACCATTTTCTTCTGATGGGATGGTAACTTTTGGCCAAGCTATTCGTGAAGGCAAAATGAGTACTTTCTCAGATGACTTCTTGAAGCTAACCGGTTCTAAACCACGTACTGTAAGAACAATGTTTGAGCATGCTGATGATTATCAAATTGGTGCTAGACATTCAATTGATGCTTAAGTTGGGATGGTGATAAAATGACTGATATAAAAACAGATATTTTAG
This region includes:
- a CDS encoding LysR family transcriptional regulator, with product MNSIRLHYFCDVARLRSFSKAAEENYISQTAISQQIAKLEDELQITLLDRSKLPIELTRIGQVVYHRSKIILEQYNVLRGEIVQMKQTDKVVTVAYPNGAVEPVEKFVLPKIKEIVGLELFLVKSDLNDIQDKLLNKTVDLAITFDSEITETGQLSTLDLTSGNYDVVVGENHPWYFIDEIKPEQLINEKVIYVQNRPNTNSYLKMKDHSQADNVPLNITATVSDIDTALLLVQLDKGITFMPDYKSLTNEYKNLHRVKLLNSQHKYRICLAWRKNDQNGNLQKVIDKFDR
- a CDS encoding glucosaminidase domain-containing protein, whose protein sequence is MTITRRQRIQEENRLTRLNNKSVKSSNISKNVTFLGGSLVLGGVVTSLASVETTVPVYAEATSAISAISAISATNTVDTSTDIVTPRGVGDTNFINYIGNSARKLANNNDIYASVMIAQAMVESGWGTSGLASAPNYNLFGIKGSYNGESVNMGTQEDDGTGSLYSISSNFRKYPSYKESLEDYVSLIRGGVSGNPEIYAGAWKSNTTSYEDATAYLTGRYATDTTYADKLNAIIKKYDLTKFDTADGSQDQTYVYAQGDTLQSVADKFNMTVETLMDLNNLKTSSYVYPGKTLTVLKVIGNDNQEQPVTVNNLSNVVGTTSSDSDTTSDVSDVYGKSQAPVIVQDETNGVKKYDSSNSSSNVAVAVKNTLTSDDSNSNSSDDTVTVQDGDTIDSIAAQANTTTDQIKQDNDLNSDLLVVGQKLMV
- the leuS gene encoding leucine--tRNA ligase, translated to MYNHNTVEKKWQKYWKENQTFKTTNDKNKKNYYALDMFPYPSGQGLHVGHPEGYTATDILARMKRAQGYNVLHPMGFDAFGLPAEQYAMDTGHNPADFTEKNIQNFKRQINSLGFSYDWDREVQTTDPKYYKWTQWIFEQMYKKGLAYEAEVPVNWSPDLGTVVANEEVIDGKTERGGFPVVRKPMRQWMLKITAYADRLLDDLDLIDWPESIKEMQRNWIGRSIGAHIDFAVDGFDDKKITVFTTRADTVFGVSYIVLAPENDLVDTITTDENREAVEAYKAEASRKSDLDRTDLNHDKTGAFTGSYAINPVNGEKVQIWISDYVLATYGTGAVMAVPSGDQRDYEFAKKFNLPIVPVIEGGDLSKEAYTGDGAHINSGFLDGLHKDDAIKKITEYLEDNGCGKKFVNYKLRDWLFSRQRYWGEPIPIIHWEDGETTLVPEDELPLKLPAEADIKPSGTGESPLANLTDWVNVVDKNGRKGRRETNTMPQWAGSSWYYLRYIDPHNDEKLADYDLLKEWLPVDLYIGGAEHAVLHLLYARFWHKVLYDMGVVPTKEPFQKLFNQGMILGDNHEKMSKSKGNVVNPDDVVESFGADTLRVYEMFMGPLDASIPWSENGLSGAHKFLDRVWRLFINDDDYSTLREGYVVDTNDGKLDKIYNETVKKVTEDYDALRFNTAISQMMVFVNEAHKTDSMPREYAEGFVKLLAPIAPHMMEELWSKYDHKNSISYEPWPTYDESKMISDTVELILQVNGKLRDKMEVPVGMGKEEIEKLAREDEKVQKFTEGKNIVKVIVIPNKIVNIVVK
- a CDS encoding phosphatase PAP2 family protein, whose translation is MKISKFVLFSNILLIICFTIWSFSVATKSHFISLFDKFVINQVYHHNSFSLWFFRFMTSFGNTNTIIVLTIISVIVLSVSRNFSAAFFVALNQIIVSWLNHTIKVNIRRPRPLHHHYVYAGGYSFPSGHSASSFALYISLLIVALLIFKKLSVKVIASIVAITIVLLVGYSRIFLGVHYPSDVVGGYLLASIIITFTTLLFRTKNFLILKLKGV
- a CDS encoding putative polysaccharide biosynthesis protein, whose translation is MLKGSAWMTAGSIFSRILGAIYIIPWMAWMGSSYPQANALYAKGYNIYSLFIIISTAGIPGAISKQISHYNALDEYSTGNKLFKHGLKIMTIMGVAFGILMYFGAPLMAAIFADGDPRSIPVIKSLAIAVLIIPILSIMRGYMQGYSDMAPSAISQFIEQIARVIYMLGATYLIMEVNNGSYISAVVQSTFAAFIGAAFAIAILAFSFIKKLPHLRSLSRNGKAPKELNKNFTREIFEQAVPFIILDAGITFFNLFDQSTFNQFMRMFVKATGDQLDNYYSLFGFQANKLIMIIVSLSTAMAVTAIPILSGLYSKGVKKDIENQISNTLELFFFVMIPASLGMYAVSQPLWTTFYRYDQLGILMLQFSSVISILLGLFTVLSAVLQALYRNGLAIRYFVYGFIVKVVVQIPMIGLFHEFGPLVATSIGMGVVCWLMTKKLHDIYPFDTNRLSRRISGIILFSLIMFAVVVLINWIVFHFVGNSNRVLSMVILVVEAVIGGSIYGYLVLKTQLADKILGSKVERIRRLVKIK
- a CDS encoding NAD(P)H-binding protein — encoded protein: MDKYVFTGVDGNFGRIAAETALKLLDKSQLIFTAPTQQGVEKYAKQGIETRITDFNDSVGLAKAFTGATKVLLISMPFVGTKRQQAHKNVIDACLASGVKQIVYTSLVNASDPTNPSIEKIDHAWTESYVENTKLDYIFLRNSQYAEAMISNYFAMLEQGVLSNNQAEGKMAYISRQDCAIAAAYAMASNLEHSILNINGPELITISDLIAIGNEVTGNKLAYQEVSDEEDYAVFDKMGVPRNTDGQFKKGSSAPFSSDGMVTFGQAIREGKMSTFSDDFLKLTGSKPRTVRTMFEHADDYQIGARHSIDA